The Candidatus Binatia bacterium genome window below encodes:
- a CDS encoding cytochrome b N-terminal domain-containing protein translates to MNWWEDLKQQITDSPVWKSIFRHGYDDTPRNRILMVSGNVWLHLHPSKVRRHATRMRFTWCMGGITFLMFLITVVTGIYLMFYYRPVTQYAYADMKYLEFDMPFGVVMRNMHRWAAHGMVIAVWLHMFRVFLTGSYKPPREFNWVVGVILLVLTLLLSFTGYLLPWDQLAIWAVTVGSNMGRATPVLGHDGPFKELLGVNPIYDARAFLFGGGEVGPATLMRFYILHCIFIPLVTSLFLAVHFWRIRRDGFSGPAL, encoded by the coding sequence GTGAATTGGTGGGAAGACTTAAAGCAGCAGATTACGGACTCGCCGGTATGGAAGTCGATCTTCCGTCACGGCTACGACGACACGCCCAGAAACCGGATCTTGATGGTCTCGGGCAACGTCTGGCTGCATCTGCATCCTTCGAAGGTGCGACGGCACGCGACGCGCATGCGCTTCACTTGGTGCATGGGTGGCATCACGTTCCTGATGTTCCTGATCACGGTCGTGACCGGCATCTACCTGATGTTCTACTACCGTCCGGTCACGCAGTACGCGTACGCCGACATGAAGTACCTCGAGTTCGACATGCCGTTCGGCGTGGTGATGCGGAACATGCATCGCTGGGCTGCGCACGGGATGGTCATCGCCGTCTGGCTGCACATGTTCCGGGTGTTCCTCACGGGTTCCTACAAGCCACCTCGTGAGTTCAACTGGGTGGTCGGCGTGATCCTGCTCGTGCTCACGCTTCTTCTGAGCTTCACGGGATACCTGCTCCCCTGGGACCAGCTCGCAATCTGGGCTGTGACCGTCGGATCGAACATGGGACGTGCAACACCGGTGTTGGGCCACGATGGTCCATTCAAAGAACTCCTTGGGGTGAACCCGATCTACGATGCACGCGCCTTCCTCTTCGGAGGAGGTGAGGTCGGACCTGCGACGCTGATGAGGTTCTACATCTTGCACTGCATCTTCATCCCGCTTGTGACGAGTTTGTTCCTCGCGGTTCACTTTTGGAGAATCCGACGCGACGGCTTCTCCGGGCCCGCGCTGTAG
- a CDS encoding OmpA family protein, translating to MNRRVIAGIVLAMFTMACAPQKQWGQGAIGGAIVGAAALGTAGGAIVNNVNPPFTAQDTDRAAGIGIGIATGAILGALIGHVLFDEEPPPPPPAPPPTKTKLVLRGVHFDFDKASLRPEGEPILAAAAKILNEDSNLQVEVQGYTDGVGSAEYNIGLSDRRAATVKDYLVSQGVAASRLTTRGFGKADPVATNETDEGRAQNRRVELVPQS from the coding sequence ATGAATCGGAGGGTGATCGCAGGGATCGTCCTGGCCATGTTCACAATGGCTTGTGCTCCCCAAAAGCAATGGGGACAAGGCGCCATCGGTGGCGCGATCGTTGGTGCGGCAGCTCTCGGCACGGCCGGGGGCGCGATCGTAAACAACGTTAATCCGCCTTTCACGGCGCAGGACACGGACCGCGCCGCAGGAATCGGAATCGGCATCGCAACCGGTGCGATTCTCGGTGCCTTGATCGGCCATGTGCTCTTCGATGAAGAGCCTCCTCCTCCTCCTCCCGCGCCGCCGCCGACGAAGACCAAGCTCGTTCTTCGGGGAGTGCACTTCGACTTCGACAAGGCGAGCCTGCGCCCCGAAGGCGAGCCCATTCTGGCCGCGGCCGCGAAGATCCTGAACGAGGACTCGAACCTTCAGGTCGAGGTTCAGGGCTACACCGATGGTGTGGGTAGCGCCGAGTACAACATCGGCCTATCGGACCGCCGTGCGGCGACTGTGAAGGACTACCTGGTCAGCCAGGGCGTCGCAGCGAGTCGCCTCACCACACGGGGCTTCGGCAAGGCCGATCCGGTGGCGACCAACGAGACCGACGAAGGTCGCGCGCAGAACCGGCGCGTCGAGTTGGTTCCGCAGAGCTGA
- a CDS encoding sigma-54 dependent transcriptional regulator has translation MENKQTADILVADDERSIRYVLREALAADGHRIHEAKTGVEALAQLESGNVDLALLDIRMPEMNGLDVVTKAQEQGCATTLIVMTAQTTMTNAVEAMKRGAYDYLTKPFDLDVVRMLVQRALETRQLSSQVDDLRGELRKKYEVGVEIVGRSPVMQEIYKLLGRVAKSDATVLIQGESGTGKELIAKAVHYHSPRWEGPFVAINCSAIPRELLESELFGYERGAFTGASERRAGKFEQAGGGTLFLDEIGDMPLELQSKLLRVLQEREFQRVGGRETLQADMRVVAATNQELGGAVRDGKFREDLFFRLNVVPINVPPLRDRVGDIPELIRYFIEKINRDLGTEKTGIAPDAEAELLQHTWPGNVRELENALVRAAVVSPERTLMSSDFTLAEARRAKSTIGGSLEDTVRARTDSQFESLGDRDPVDLYANLLEEFERPLLQITLERTGGNQVRAAQILGINRNTLRKKLVTLGLSARPQQP, from the coding sequence ATGGAGAATAAGCAAACGGCCGACATCCTCGTCGCGGACGACGAGCGCTCCATCCGCTATGTGCTTCGCGAAGCGCTCGCGGCCGATGGGCACCGGATTCACGAGGCCAAGACCGGCGTGGAGGCACTCGCCCAACTAGAGAGCGGCAACGTCGACCTCGCGCTTCTCGACATCCGAATGCCCGAGATGAACGGGCTCGACGTGGTGACGAAGGCGCAGGAGCAAGGCTGTGCCACGACGCTCATCGTAATGACCGCCCAAACGACGATGACCAACGCCGTCGAAGCAATGAAGCGCGGTGCGTACGACTACCTGACGAAGCCCTTCGATCTCGACGTCGTCCGCATGCTCGTCCAGCGCGCGCTCGAGACCCGCCAGCTCTCATCCCAGGTCGACGATCTACGCGGCGAACTGCGCAAGAAGTACGAAGTCGGCGTCGAGATCGTGGGGCGCTCGCCGGTGATGCAGGAGATCTACAAGCTCCTCGGACGCGTCGCCAAGAGCGACGCCACCGTCCTCATCCAGGGAGAGAGCGGGACCGGCAAGGAATTGATCGCGAAGGCCGTTCACTACCACTCCCCGCGTTGGGAGGGGCCGTTCGTTGCGATCAACTGCTCGGCCATCCCGCGGGAACTGCTTGAGAGTGAGCTCTTCGGCTACGAGCGTGGCGCGTTTACCGGCGCCTCCGAGCGCCGCGCCGGCAAGTTCGAGCAGGCCGGCGGCGGCACCCTCTTCCTAGACGAGATCGGCGACATGCCGCTCGAACTCCAGTCCAAGCTCCTCCGCGTTCTTCAGGAGCGCGAGTTCCAGCGGGTCGGCGGGCGCGAAACGCTGCAGGCCGACATGCGCGTCGTCGCGGCGACCAACCAAGAACTCGGCGGGGCCGTCCGAGACGGCAAGTTCCGCGAGGACCTCTTCTTCCGGCTGAACGTCGTGCCGATCAATGTACCGCCCCTGCGCGACCGCGTCGGCGACATCCCCGAGCTGATCCGCTACTTCATCGAGAAAATCAATCGAGACCTGGGCACCGAAAAGACCGGCATCGCCCCCGATGCAGAGGCCGAGCTCTTGCAACACACCTGGCCCGGAAACGTCCGCGAATTGGAGAACGCGCTCGTCCGGGCGGCCGTCGTGTCGCCCGAACGAACGCTGATGAGTAGTGACTTCACGCTCGCCGAAGCACGCCGGGCAAAGAGTACGATCGGCGGATCGCTCGAGGACACCGTGCGCGCCCGTACCGACTCCCAGTTCGAGTCGCTCGGCGACCGGGACCCCGTCGATCTCTACGCGAATCTGCTCGAGGAGTTCGAGCGCCCTCTGCTCCAGATCACGCTCGAGCGAACGGGCGGCAATCAGGTGCGCGCTGCGCAGATCCTCGGCATCAACCGCAACACGCTGCGCAAGAAGCTGGTCACTCTGGGCCTCAGTGCGCGGCCTCAGCAGCCTTGA
- a CDS encoding Rieske 2Fe-2S domain-containing protein: MLFGVFSVTTLLAAVRSAFPRILFLPPSSFKAGKPTDYAVGEVSEKWKKEYRVWIVREPDGFYALWAKCTHLGCTPRWLTAEAKFKCPCHGSGFYRSGINFEGPAPRPLERVKISLADDGQIVIDKATKYLFEKGQWGKPGSFLKA; this comes from the coding sequence ATGCTCTTCGGGGTGTTCTCCGTCACGACGCTCCTTGCAGCAGTGCGATCCGCCTTTCCGCGGATTCTCTTTCTGCCGCCTAGTAGTTTCAAAGCGGGCAAGCCGACCGACTACGCGGTGGGTGAGGTCAGCGAGAAGTGGAAGAAGGAATATCGCGTCTGGATCGTGCGTGAGCCGGATGGCTTCTACGCGCTCTGGGCCAAGTGTACCCACCTCGGCTGCACGCCGCGTTGGCTCACTGCCGAAGCGAAGTTCAAGTGCCCCTGCCACGGCAGCGGGTTCTATCGCAGCGGCATCAACTTCGAGGGGCCCGCACCGCGTCCTCTCGAGCGTGTGAAGATCTCATTGGCCGACGACGGTCAGATCGTCATCGACAAAGCGACGAAGTACCTGTTCGAGAAGGGCCAGTGGGGCAAGCCTGGCTCGTTCCTGAAGGCCTGA
- a CDS encoding helicase C-terminal domain-containing protein, which yields MPIEVADAPFPEKLGLPVESSRRGLAAALGAIVVVDLETTGLEPDTAQIIEIGAIRIAPSGATSTFHSLVDPQTPLPDAVCELTGLGGEDLAGESSWAEVGARFKDWARGSTLVAHNVEFERGFLSGTISGTATWLDTLELACILRPELQAHDLATLDRQLLGRIERHRALHDAADALAVMAKLHEEIANGEHDELLDVLAVVEQDWGWSALFGLGGPDDLGPLGRAARRTRPPASRGRKEIERFDPSALRPIDAEDLGTLLSDQERFGREIPGYRVREGQVELTEAIATAFREEKALAIEAGTGIGKTLGYGLVAFLHAALTGERVVVSSANRTLQERVVAEELPAIARVLGVPPLPAVVMKGRANYGSPSRARDIALGRADVGLEELTSSARLFLVSYFARCPNRDLQAFGGWLATRDPGLRTVRERIACSGDCDIRVCRSEPGGACGYLSRVDALADAGVVSINHSLLLSWPGRYGAIDRLIIDEAHELVGEGDRAFAENLQARDIRGALRRVRTHPKRGLVGVLAVRAGRRDILDEIDELIEQIDIWVDDVGARLVAAIGDQESTVPPSSLHPPEGPWVDLSVAVERLVIQVARLGGLIEEVAPSNTDRDEDERSDDPREDAIHREAAALGRFFQNAAGGVLGDLFAQSREDHVYAARGFRKRDSTHEWSLTVTPLDAAELIHARVLEAPKTLVALSATLGVGGDPAPTLKKLGWGCIPRDRRMPSLVLPSPFDFENHAVLGLVRGSTYRDSSFEDDCASAAAAVARMLGGRTMALFTSRRRLFEVARRLREELKDDDISILVQPPSGGAAALVDRFLGNPRSVLLGTRSLWQGVDIPGDALSCVLIDKFPFPQPNDPLLRGRQDRLRAAGEDAFKALSLEPAVVLFKQMFGRLVRSETDRGFVVVLGADPSKRYVEDFIASLPGPPRVLVDDIEVILEEMQQFFDLKAAEAAH from the coding sequence ATGCCCATCGAAGTTGCCGACGCCCCGTTTCCCGAGAAGCTCGGCTTGCCCGTCGAGTCGTCCCGGCGGGGGCTCGCCGCGGCACTCGGTGCTATCGTGGTCGTCGATCTGGAGACGACGGGCCTCGAGCCGGATACGGCACAGATCATCGAGATCGGTGCGATTCGGATCGCGCCGAGTGGCGCGACCTCGACGTTTCACAGTCTCGTCGATCCACAGACGCCATTGCCGGACGCGGTCTGCGAGCTGACGGGTCTTGGGGGCGAGGACCTTGCGGGGGAATCCTCCTGGGCCGAAGTCGGAGCGCGATTCAAGGACTGGGCTCGCGGTTCGACGCTCGTCGCACACAACGTGGAGTTCGAGCGGGGGTTCCTGAGCGGAACGATCTCCGGAACCGCGACGTGGCTCGATACGCTGGAACTGGCGTGCATCCTGCGGCCGGAGCTCCAGGCGCACGACCTGGCGACACTCGATCGGCAGCTGTTGGGACGGATCGAGAGGCATCGTGCGCTGCATGATGCGGCGGACGCTCTCGCGGTGATGGCGAAGCTTCACGAGGAGATTGCGAACGGGGAGCACGACGAGCTCCTTGACGTTCTCGCGGTCGTCGAGCAGGACTGGGGCTGGAGTGCTCTGTTCGGTCTCGGCGGGCCGGATGATCTAGGGCCGCTGGGCCGGGCCGCGCGTCGGACCCGGCCACCGGCTTCGCGCGGCCGAAAGGAGATCGAGCGCTTCGACCCGAGTGCGCTCCGGCCGATCGACGCGGAGGACCTCGGGACGCTGTTGTCGGACCAGGAGCGCTTCGGTCGAGAGATCCCGGGGTACCGGGTCCGGGAGGGGCAGGTCGAGTTGACCGAAGCGATCGCGACGGCGTTCCGCGAGGAGAAGGCCCTCGCCATCGAAGCCGGAACCGGGATCGGCAAGACACTCGGCTACGGGCTCGTGGCCTTCCTTCACGCCGCCCTGACCGGCGAACGCGTGGTCGTTTCCTCCGCGAACCGCACACTTCAGGAGCGGGTCGTCGCTGAAGAGCTCCCCGCGATTGCGCGGGTACTCGGGGTTCCGCCTCTGCCCGCGGTCGTCATGAAGGGGCGTGCGAATTACGGCAGCCCCTCGCGTGCGCGGGACATTGCGCTGGGCCGCGCAGATGTCGGGCTCGAAGAGCTCACTTCATCGGCACGGCTCTTCCTCGTGAGCTACTTCGCGCGTTGCCCGAACCGCGACTTGCAAGCATTCGGTGGCTGGCTCGCGACACGTGACCCCGGGCTCCGCACGGTGCGCGAGCGAATCGCGTGCAGCGGCGACTGTGACATCCGCGTGTGTCGCAGTGAGCCGGGCGGTGCCTGCGGCTATCTGTCGCGCGTGGATGCCCTCGCCGACGCCGGGGTTGTGTCGATCAACCACTCGCTGTTGCTCTCATGGCCGGGGCGGTACGGCGCGATCGATCGGCTGATCATCGATGAAGCGCACGAGCTGGTCGGAGAGGGCGACCGCGCGTTCGCGGAGAATTTGCAGGCACGCGACATCCGCGGCGCGCTTCGCCGTGTTCGCACGCATCCGAAGCGCGGCCTTGTCGGCGTGCTTGCCGTTCGTGCCGGCCGTCGCGATATCCTCGATGAGATCGATGAGCTGATCGAGCAAATCGACATCTGGGTGGACGACGTCGGCGCACGGCTGGTGGCGGCGATCGGCGATCAGGAGAGCACCGTCCCGCCTTCGTCTCTGCATCCGCCGGAAGGGCCGTGGGTGGACCTCTCGGTCGCGGTGGAGAGATTGGTCATCCAGGTGGCGCGCCTCGGCGGCCTGATCGAGGAGGTGGCACCCTCGAATACGGATCGGGACGAGGACGAGCGCAGCGATGATCCGCGGGAGGATGCGATCCATCGAGAGGCCGCCGCTCTGGGTCGTTTCTTCCAGAATGCCGCGGGGGGTGTCCTCGGAGATCTGTTCGCCCAATCCCGCGAAGATCACGTGTACGCTGCGCGTGGATTCCGCAAGCGGGATTCGACCCACGAATGGTCGCTCACTGTCACGCCACTCGACGCCGCGGAGTTGATCCACGCGCGCGTCCTCGAGGCACCGAAGACTCTCGTGGCGCTCTCTGCGACGCTCGGCGTCGGCGGCGATCCCGCACCTACGTTGAAGAAGCTCGGCTGGGGCTGCATTCCCCGCGACCGCCGGATGCCTTCGCTCGTTCTGCCGTCGCCCTTCGATTTCGAGAATCATGCTGTTCTCGGATTGGTCCGAGGCAGCACCTACCGCGACTCCAGCTTCGAGGACGATTGCGCCTCGGCCGCGGCTGCGGTCGCTCGCATGTTGGGTGGCCGCACGATGGCGCTCTTCACGAGTCGTCGGCGGCTCTTCGAGGTCGCGCGGCGACTTCGGGAGGAACTGAAGGACGACGACATCTCGATTCTCGTCCAGCCGCCGAGCGGCGGCGCCGCCGCTCTGGTGGACCGCTTTCTAGGCAACCCCCGGTCCGTGCTCCTGGGCACGCGGAGCCTCTGGCAGGGCGTCGACATTCCCGGGGACGCACTGTCGTGCGTCTTGATCGACAAGTTTCCGTTCCCGCAGCCCAACGACCCGCTTCTTCGGGGGCGTCAGGATCGCTTACGAGCCGCCGGTGAGGACGCCTTCAAGGCACTCTCGCTGGAGCCGGCGGTCGTGCTGTTCAAGCAGATGTTCGGCCGGCTCGTTCGGAGCGAGACCGACCGTGGTTTCGTCGTCGTGCTCGGCGCCGACCCGTCCAAGCGCTACGTAGAGGACTTCATCGCGTCGCTTCCGGGGCCGCCGCGGGTGCTGGTCGACGACATCGAGGTCATTCTCGAGGAGATGCAGCAGTTCTTCGACCTCAAGGCTGCTGAGGCCGCGCACTGA
- a CDS encoding c-type cytochrome encodes MARRDLNLDDEKRSYSGLWLLCAALLVVGAIWTILDDSFLRRPWKSYQHGYHALAEKMEREKLEAEQAKLDDKDEYQALHAKMAEVEAGLKSPETTAKLADADKRMVAAKIAEGDADLQVRFVKSELEAAWYQYDHAIEHGGNVGLKQKHRDELIAQRAVDEKAWQETQAVVARIQAELDEIHAPVKAVQREMATHETDRAAVEIRLSNMKSVVANIEMAPIATIKQIVLPDFDVNNFEQPVDRVDRCTSCHMGINKAGFEDAPQPWTTHPDQDPLMRAHPPEKFGCTACHGGQGAALNSIDQAHGEVRFWLQPLLRGEQMQARCLNCHRDVERLPSAQNLAEGEYLFEQLGCHGCHLVQGYGDLPRVGPSLRRVSAKVDPQWMFDWILDPYAFRPRTKMPHFEFSEQQSKAVAAYIWSSSKADGEEWLAAHPDPGGIRPEDAAQVAKGEELFGKVGCRACHALAADEVATPVGTGKDYAPNLTNVGEKTTARFIYWWIKDPKGYNPESRMPNLRLTQGEARDITAYLMSLSAGVEKPEPVVTESTLANEELVAEGEAVVRKYGCYGCHAINGMDKESRIGVELSRFAVKPLEELFFGINPEIPRTWNAWTFNKLKNPRIYETEHVEQLMPNFRLSDPDILNLRTWLASRTGALPPLGYRTAEYDGAEKKIQAGRRVLQRYNCTGCHVIDDRGGYVRRLYEDNPTEAPPILNGEGGKVQPEWLYGFLQDPSRQPLRFWLDIRMPTFGLSQHETTSIVDYFAAMAELRDPYFFWDPAVDSTPEMLKTGEALMSDEYFACWACHVRGDETPAGPMEQWAPNLAYAHERLNPDWILSWIKDPQALMPGTKMPAFYPGGPPDVFDGDEDKQVVAMRDYIMSLGAPKKTAKAEEPATPEEAEEQDVDPRAEASAETGDAPEAG; translated from the coding sequence ATGGCGAGACGCGATCTCAATCTCGACGACGAAAAACGTAGCTACTCAGGTCTGTGGCTACTCTGTGCGGCCCTGCTGGTCGTGGGTGCTATCTGGACGATTCTGGACGACTCATTTTTGCGTCGTCCCTGGAAGTCGTACCAGCACGGCTATCACGCTCTTGCGGAGAAGATGGAGCGGGAGAAACTCGAGGCCGAACAGGCCAAGCTGGACGATAAGGATGAGTACCAGGCTCTCCACGCCAAGATGGCGGAGGTCGAAGCTGGCCTGAAGTCACCTGAGACCACCGCGAAGCTCGCCGATGCGGACAAGCGGATGGTTGCCGCGAAGATCGCAGAGGGCGACGCCGACCTTCAGGTTCGCTTCGTGAAGAGCGAGCTCGAGGCTGCCTGGTATCAATACGACCACGCGATCGAGCACGGCGGCAACGTCGGTCTGAAGCAGAAACATCGCGACGAGCTGATCGCCCAGCGGGCCGTCGACGAGAAGGCCTGGCAAGAGACCCAGGCGGTGGTTGCCCGCATTCAGGCGGAGCTCGACGAGATCCACGCGCCGGTCAAGGCCGTTCAGCGGGAGATGGCGACTCACGAGACCGATCGCGCCGCCGTCGAAATCCGCCTGTCGAACATGAAGTCGGTCGTGGCCAACATCGAGATGGCCCCGATCGCGACGATCAAGCAGATCGTCCTGCCCGACTTCGACGTGAACAATTTCGAGCAGCCGGTCGACCGCGTGGATCGCTGCACGTCGTGCCACATGGGCATCAACAAGGCAGGCTTCGAAGACGCGCCGCAGCCCTGGACGACGCATCCCGATCAAGATCCGCTGATGAGAGCGCATCCACCGGAGAAATTCGGTTGCACGGCATGTCACGGCGGCCAGGGCGCTGCCTTGAACTCCATCGATCAGGCGCACGGCGAAGTGAGGTTCTGGTTGCAGCCGCTCCTTCGAGGAGAGCAGATGCAGGCACGCTGCCTCAATTGCCACCGCGATGTCGAGCGACTCCCGAGTGCGCAGAATCTCGCCGAAGGCGAGTACCTCTTCGAGCAGCTCGGCTGCCACGGCTGCCATCTGGTTCAGGGCTACGGCGACCTGCCGCGCGTCGGCCCGAGCCTCCGGCGTGTTTCGGCCAAGGTCGATCCGCAGTGGATGTTCGATTGGATTCTTGACCCGTACGCGTTTAGGCCGCGCACGAAGATGCCGCACTTCGAGTTCTCCGAGCAACAGTCGAAGGCCGTCGCCGCGTATATCTGGTCGTCTAGTAAGGCGGACGGAGAAGAGTGGCTCGCCGCGCACCCCGACCCTGGCGGGATTCGCCCGGAGGATGCCGCACAGGTTGCAAAAGGCGAGGAGCTCTTCGGCAAGGTCGGTTGCCGCGCATGTCACGCGCTCGCGGCGGACGAAGTTGCGACGCCGGTCGGCACAGGCAAGGACTACGCACCGAACCTCACCAACGTTGGTGAGAAGACTACGGCACGCTTCATCTACTGGTGGATCAAGGATCCGAAGGGCTACAATCCCGAATCGCGGATGCCGAACCTGCGCCTCACACAAGGCGAGGCCCGGGACATCACGGCTTATCTCATGAGTCTCTCCGCGGGAGTCGAGAAGCCCGAGCCGGTCGTCACGGAGTCGACCCTCGCAAACGAAGAGCTGGTCGCCGAGGGCGAGGCCGTCGTACGGAAGTACGGCTGCTACGGGTGTCACGCGATCAACGGTATGGACAAAGAGTCCAGGATCGGGGTCGAACTCTCGAGGTTCGCCGTGAAACCGCTCGAGGAGCTGTTCTTCGGCATCAATCCAGAAATCCCACGGACCTGGAATGCCTGGACCTTCAACAAGTTGAAGAATCCGCGGATCTACGAAACCGAGCACGTCGAACAGCTGATGCCGAACTTCAGGCTGTCCGACCCGGACATCCTTAACCTCCGTACATGGCTCGCGAGTCGCACCGGCGCTCTGCCACCACTTGGATACCGCACGGCCGAGTATGACGGGGCTGAGAAGAAGATCCAGGCGGGCCGGCGAGTTCTTCAACGCTACAATTGCACCGGTTGCCACGTGATCGACGACCGGGGTGGCTATGTCCGCCGTCTCTACGAAGACAATCCGACCGAGGCTCCGCCGATCTTGAACGGTGAGGGTGGGAAGGTTCAGCCGGAGTGGCTCTACGGATTCCTTCAGGACCCGTCGCGCCAGCCGCTGCGCTTCTGGCTTGATATCCGTATGCCGACGTTTGGGCTGAGCCAACACGAGACCACTTCGATCGTGGATTACTTCGCTGCGATGGCCGAGCTTCGGGATCCGTACTTCTTCTGGGATCCGGCAGTCGACTCGACGCCCGAGATGCTGAAGACCGGCGAGGCTTTGATGTCGGATGAGTATTTCGCTTGCTGGGCGTGTCACGTCCGCGGCGACGAGACTCCGGCCGGACCGATGGAGCAGTGGGCGCCGAACCTGGCGTACGCCCACGAGCGGCTCAATCCGGACTGGATTCTTTCTTGGATCAAGGATCCGCAGGCACTGATGCCAGGCACGAAGATGCCGGCCTTCTACCCTGGAGGCCCGCCCGACGTGTTCGATGGCGACGAGGACAAGCAGGTCGTCGCGATGCGCGACTACATCATGTCCCTCGGGGCCCCGAAGAAGACGGCGAAGGCCGAGGAACCGGCCACTCCGGAGGAGGCTGAGGAGCAAGACGTGGATCCAAGGGCTGAGGCTTCGGCCGAGACGGGGGACGCGCCGGAGGCCGGCTGA
- a CDS encoding cytochrome C, whose translation MATTAKPAEPAGKRVEVSIKKALGPGDDKVHTWPHLVRAEFLCTVLVLLLMIVWSLGVDAPLEEPANPSRTPNPSKAPWYFLGLQEILVFFDPWHAGVTLPSLIIVGLMVIPYIDINPKGNGYYCFEPRKWELMTFFFGFHVLWISLIVIGTLLRGPGWNWFWPWEKWDPHLVEALVNIDLPYLLGFRDYFWSAVFGGSLVLAFFVVGTVAMYAWVIWLKGREFMERWGMTRFMLTSFLFLNMVAVLIKMLLRHLLSIQYIMKTPWINI comes from the coding sequence ATGGCGACGACGGCAAAGCCTGCTGAACCCGCTGGCAAGCGGGTCGAAGTATCGATCAAGAAGGCTCTCGGGCCTGGTGACGACAAGGTTCACACCTGGCCGCACCTCGTCCGCGCGGAGTTCCTGTGCACCGTTCTGGTGCTCCTGCTGATGATCGTTTGGTCGCTCGGTGTCGATGCTCCTCTCGAGGAGCCGGCCAACCCATCACGTACACCGAATCCCTCGAAGGCACCGTGGTACTTCCTCGGCCTTCAGGAGATCCTGGTGTTCTTCGACCCCTGGCACGCCGGCGTCACGCTGCCGAGCCTGATCATCGTGGGTCTGATGGTGATCCCGTACATCGACATCAATCCCAAGGGGAACGGCTACTACTGCTTCGAACCCCGCAAATGGGAACTGATGACGTTCTTCTTCGGGTTCCACGTTCTGTGGATCTCGCTGATCGTCATCGGAACGCTTCTGCGAGGACCGGGCTGGAACTGGTTCTGGCCCTGGGAGAAGTGGGACCCACACCTGGTTGAAGCACTGGTCAATATCGATCTGCCGTATCTACTCGGCTTCCGAGACTACTTCTGGTCGGCGGTCTTCGGCGGGAGTCTCGTCTTGGCCTTCTTCGTGGTCGGTACGGTTGCGATGTATGCGTGGGTCATTTGGCTCAAGGGACGGGAGTTCATGGAGCGCTGGGGCATGACACGCTTCATGCTCACGTCGTTCCTGTTCCTGAACATGGTGGCGGTCCTCATCAAGATGCTGCTCCGTCACCTGCTGTCGATCCAGTACATAATGAAAACGCCGTGGATCAATATCTGA